A single window of Nicotiana sylvestris chromosome 3, ASM39365v2, whole genome shotgun sequence DNA harbors:
- the LOC104223772 gene encoding casein kinase 1-like protein 1: MDLLGPNLEFLLNFYSRKLSLNTVLMLADQMINCVEFVHSKSFLHRDIKPDNFLMGLGRRAKQAYIIDFGLAKRYRDTSSHKHIPYRENKSFTGSPRYASMNTHLGIEQSRRDDLESLGYVLMYLLRGSLPWQGFKASTKEQKYEKIREKKVSTSIEDLCRGYPTEFALYFQYCRSLQFEDEPDYASLKRIFRDLFVREGFQFDYVFYWILRSQQAQIATPSQPLGPGAGPSSDIPPAIPNAERHSGEEGRQSADPFRRSSSWPLINAGSSPGQRSPIANASTSRDDIEV; the protein is encoded by the exons ATGGATTTGCTTGGACCCAATcttgaatttttattaaatttttacAGTAGGAAGCTTTCCCTGAACACAGTTTTGATGCTTGCAGATCAAATG ATAAATTGTGTCGAATTTGTTCATTCTAAATCATTTTTGCACCGAGACATCAAGCCAGACAATTTTCTAATGGGCTTGGGAAGGCGTGCAAAACAG GCCTACATTATTGACTTTGGTCTAGCCAAGAGGTACAGAGACACTTCAAGTCACAAACACATTCCTTACAG AGAGAACAAAAGCTTTACAGGCTCTCCAAGATATGCTAGCATGAACACTCACCTTGGTATCG AACAAAGCAGGAGGGATGATTTGGAATCTCTTGGATATGTTCTCATGTACTTACTCCGAGGAAG TCTTCCTTGGCAAGGGTTCAAAGCAAGCACTAAGGAGCAGAAGTATGAGAAAATTAGAGAAAAGAAGGTTTCAACATCCATTGAG GACTTATGTCGGGGTTATCCTACTGAATTTGCATTATATTTCCAGTATTGTCGTTCTCTCCAGTTTGAGGACGAACCAGATTATGCTTCTCTAAAGAGAATATTCCGTGACCTCTTCGTCCGTGAAG GCTTTCAATTTGACTATGTTTTTTATTGGATATTGAGGTCCCAGCAAGCTCAAATTGCAACTCCTTCCCAACCTCTT GGCCCTGGTGCCGGACCCAGCTCAGACATTCCTCCAGCCATTCCCAATGCAGAAAGACATTCAG GTGAAGAAGGAAGACAATCAGCAGATCCTTTTCGAAGGAGTAGTTCTTGGCCACTCATAAATGCTGGAAGTTCACCCGGGCAGAGGAGTCCTATTGCAAATGCTTCCACGAGCAGGGATGATATTGAAGTATAA
- the LOC104223770 gene encoding uncharacterized protein has product MTSNSTESLNAVTKNARELPIFDLLEYMRTLLERWTNEKLLKVKGTFTFLGSKFNRELENNRTLSQKLRIIVRASTDHIHTVLDGVKLYIVCLENKKCSCGQFQLEELPCAQALTTLRHMNETYENYCSPNYTRESLLRTYEIPINPLPDESKWNAPQYILDEAVNPPTGDKRQPGRPQKERYKIYD; this is encoded by the exons ATGACATCAAATAGTACAGAGTCGTTGAACGCTGTAACAAAAAATGCAAGAGAGCTGCCGATATTTGACCTTTTAGAGTATATGCGGACACTGCTAGAACGTTGGACTAACGAAAAGTTATTGAAGGTGAAGGGTACTTTCACATTTCTTGGGTCCAAATTCAACAGAGAATTAGAGAACAACAGAACATTATCTCAGAAGCTTAGG ATAATT gtgagggcttcaacagaTCATATACATACTGTGTTAGATGGTGTGAAGCTGTACATTGTGTGTCTAGAAAATAAGAAATGTAGCTGTGGCCAATTCCAACTTGAAGAACTTCCATGTGCGCAAGCTTTGACAACATTAAGGCACATGAATGAAACATATGAAAACTATTGCTCTCCGAATTACACAAGGGAGAGCCTTTTGCGTACGTATGAAATACCAATAAATCCTCTTCCTGATGAAAGCAAATGGAATGCGCCACAATATATTTTGGATGAGGCAGTAAATCCACCAACGGGAGATAAAAGGCAGCCAGGGAGACCTCAAAAGGAAAGATATAAAATATATGAttaa